A genomic window from Micromonospora violae includes:
- a CDS encoding aldehyde dehydrogenase family protein, translating to MSERVAVRKTYKLFIGGKFPRSESGRSYLVQSSNVSLASRKDARDAVVAARAAVKGWAGATAYNRGQILYRAAEMLEGRREQFVALGIPGDEVDAAVDRWVWYAGWADKLAQVYGGANPVAGPYFNISAPEPTGVVAVVAPERPALLGLVSVIAPAIVTGNTVVVAASPSEPLAAVTLAEVLATSDLPGGVVNILTGAVTETAPTLAAHMDVNAIDLTGVTDAAFATDLEVKAAENLKRVLRPAPADHDWTADPGVAPMTALLETKTVWHPKGV from the coding sequence ATGTCTGAGCGGGTCGCGGTACGCAAGACGTACAAGCTCTTCATCGGCGGGAAGTTCCCGCGCAGCGAGTCGGGACGGTCGTATCTGGTGCAGTCCTCGAATGTGTCACTGGCCTCCCGCAAGGACGCCCGGGACGCGGTGGTCGCCGCTCGCGCCGCCGTCAAGGGCTGGGCCGGCGCGACCGCGTACAACCGGGGTCAGATCCTCTACCGGGCCGCCGAGATGCTGGAGGGCCGCCGCGAGCAGTTCGTCGCCCTGGGCATCCCCGGCGACGAGGTGGACGCCGCGGTCGACCGCTGGGTCTGGTACGCCGGCTGGGCCGACAAGCTGGCCCAGGTGTACGGCGGCGCCAACCCGGTCGCCGGCCCGTACTTCAACATCTCCGCGCCCGAGCCGACCGGCGTGGTGGCGGTGGTCGCCCCGGAGCGCCCGGCGCTGCTCGGCCTGGTCAGCGTGATCGCCCCGGCGATCGTGACCGGCAACACGGTGGTGGTGGCGGCCTCCCCGAGCGAGCCCCTGGCGGCGGTGACGCTGGCCGAGGTGCTGGCCACCTCCGACCTGCCCGGCGGTGTGGTCAACATCCTGACCGGCGCGGTCACCGAGACCGCGCCGACGTTGGCGGCGCACATGGACGTCAACGCGATCGACCTGACCGGCGTCACCGATGCCGCGTTCGCCACCGACCTGGAGGTCAAGGCGGCGGAGAACCTCAAGCGGGTGCTCCGACCGGCCCCGGCCGACCACGACTGGACCGCCGACCCGGGGGTGGCGCCGATGACCGCCTTGTTGGAGACGAAGACGGTGTGGCACCCCAAGGGGGTGTGA
- a CDS encoding BlaI/MecI/CopY family transcriptional regulator, whose protein sequence is MTRLGDLERAVMDVLWDVVPGTSDGVTVREVADALDGRELAYTTVMTVLDRLAGKGMVQREREGRAWRYRPSASREAHIAQLMLDALDLGGSRDAALVRFARSVTGIEAEVLRAALGSEAGLTGPGSIGGDAGGAAGLADRVDGPAGRRPAGEAAER, encoded by the coding sequence GTGACTCGGTTGGGCGATCTTGAGCGTGCGGTGATGGACGTGCTATGGGACGTGGTTCCCGGCACGTCGGACGGTGTGACCGTGCGCGAGGTGGCCGACGCACTCGATGGCCGCGAGCTGGCGTACACCACGGTGATGACCGTGCTGGACCGGCTCGCCGGCAAGGGCATGGTGCAGCGCGAGCGGGAGGGGCGGGCCTGGCGGTACCGGCCCTCCGCCAGCCGCGAGGCGCACATCGCCCAGCTCATGCTCGACGCCCTCGACCTCGGTGGCAGCCGGGACGCCGCACTGGTGCGGTTCGCCCGCTCGGTGACCGGCATCGAGGCCGAGGTGCTGCGGGCGGCCCTGGGCAGCGAGGCCGGCCTGACCGGGCCGGGCTCCATCGGCGGCGACGCGGGCGGGGCCGCCGGCCTGGCCGACCGGGTGGACGGGCCGGCGGGCCGACGACCCGCTGGCGAGGCAGCGGAGCGGTAG
- the cydC gene encoding thiol reductant ABC exporter subunit CydC → MTTEHGPQAVAGGAPTGRAAAERVVLRLARPYLGRLVGAGLLAAATEFAGLALMATATWLLMSAAGQPPLDRLTVAIVAVRALAISRGVFRYTERLAGHDAVLRMITDVRARVFATLAARRGTTHRSGDVLSRLVSDVEAVQDLLLRVLVPATAAALVGVVAVAVAALISAPAAGALAVGLLVAGVALPALATTVTRRSAAEVAPLRGALATDAVDLTHGAADLAAFGATDVTLRAAEQRAHRLARLERRLAATGFAVDAAGVLTAGVTAAAVVLVALAADVSGVLVGVLAVGTLAAVEVTLALVTAARQWTQLRPGLTRVADLLDAEPSTPPPATGPTDLTGPHELRFVDVTVRYRAGAAPALDGVSLDLPAGRRIAVVGPSGAGKSTLAAVLTGTVRPASGRVTLDGHDLSAYAEEALPRAVGGLLAEAYVFHATVRENLLLGRAGADEEELTAATAAAGLLDWVHAQPAGWDTMVGEEGGQLSGGQRQRLALARALLAAPPVLVLDEPTEGLDPAAADAVLASALAATPVGHSALLISHRLSGLAELDEIVVLDGGRVIQRGRHAELVAAPGWYRDQWLLQVAAERGYLALAP, encoded by the coding sequence ATGACCACGGAACACGGGCCGCAGGCGGTGGCCGGCGGGGCACCGACCGGGCGGGCCGCCGCCGAGCGCGTTGTGCTGCGACTGGCCCGACCGTACCTGGGCCGGCTGGTCGGGGCCGGGCTGCTGGCCGCCGCCACCGAGTTCGCCGGGCTCGCCCTGATGGCCACCGCCACCTGGCTGCTGATGAGCGCCGCCGGTCAGCCCCCGCTGGACCGGCTCACCGTGGCGATCGTCGCGGTCCGGGCACTGGCGATCAGCCGGGGCGTGTTCCGCTACACCGAACGGCTCGCCGGGCACGACGCGGTGCTGCGCATGATCACCGATGTCCGGGCCCGGGTCTTCGCCACCCTGGCGGCCCGCCGGGGCACGACGCACCGCTCGGGGGACGTGCTGAGCCGCCTGGTCTCCGACGTGGAGGCCGTTCAGGACCTGCTGCTGCGGGTGCTGGTCCCCGCTACGGCGGCGGCCCTGGTCGGCGTGGTGGCGGTCGCCGTGGCAGCGCTGATCTCCGCACCGGCCGCGGGCGCGCTCGCCGTCGGGCTGCTGGTCGCCGGGGTGGCGCTGCCCGCACTGGCCACCACGGTCACCCGCCGCAGCGCGGCCGAGGTGGCCCCCCTGCGGGGCGCGCTGGCCACCGACGCGGTCGACCTCACCCACGGTGCCGCCGACCTGGCCGCGTTCGGGGCGACCGACGTCACGCTGCGCGCCGCCGAGCAGCGCGCACACCGGCTGGCCCGACTGGAACGTCGGCTGGCCGCCACCGGGTTCGCGGTGGACGCGGCCGGCGTGCTGACCGCCGGCGTGACCGCCGCGGCGGTGGTGCTGGTCGCGCTCGCCGCCGACGTGTCGGGGGTGCTGGTGGGCGTCCTGGCCGTCGGCACACTGGCCGCCGTCGAGGTGACGCTGGCGCTGGTCACGGCGGCCCGGCAGTGGACGCAGCTGCGCCCCGGCCTGACCCGGGTGGCCGACCTGCTCGACGCGGAGCCATCGACCCCGCCACCCGCGACCGGTCCAACGGACCTGACCGGCCCGCACGAGCTGCGCTTCGTCGACGTGACAGTCCGGTACCGGGCCGGCGCGGCACCCGCCCTGGACGGCGTCAGCCTGGACCTGCCGGCAGGACGCCGGATCGCGGTCGTCGGCCCGAGCGGCGCCGGCAAGAGCACACTGGCCGCCGTGCTGACCGGCACCGTACGCCCCGCGTCCGGCCGGGTCACCCTGGACGGCCACGACCTCTCGGCGTACGCCGAGGAGGCGCTGCCCCGCGCGGTCGGCGGGCTGCTGGCCGAGGCGTACGTCTTCCATGCCACGGTGCGGGAGAACCTGCTGCTCGGGCGGGCCGGAGCCGACGAGGAGGAGCTGACCGCGGCCACTGCGGCCGCTGGCCTGCTGGACTGGGTCCATGCTCAACCGGCCGGCTGGGACACGATGGTCGGCGAGGAGGGCGGGCAGCTCTCCGGCGGGCAGCGGCAGCGGCTGGCGCTCGCCCGGGCCCTGCTCGCCGCGCCGCCGGTGCTGGTGCTCGACGAGCCCACCGAAGGTCTGGACCCGGCCGCCGCGGACGCGGTGCTCGCCTCCGCGCTCGCCGCCACCCCCGTCGGGCACTCGGCGCTGCTGATCAGCCACCGGCTCAGTGGACTGGCCGAGCTGGACGAGATCGTGGTTCTGGACGGCGGCCGGGTGATCCAGCGCGGTCGGCACGCCGAGCTGGTCGCCGCCCCGGGCTGGTACCGCGACCAGTGGCTGCTCCAGGTGGCGGCCGAACGGGGTTACCTGGCGCTCGCCCCCTGA
- the cydD gene encoding thiol reductant ABC exporter subunit CydD: MSRRPFDPRLLRRVPAARGDLAVLALLGVLAAGLIVAQATALASLLATAIDGRLDRPALAGFVVTVAARSALVWAQGTVSARVAATVKATLRADLLGAVGRHGPGWVAGQRAGEIATLAGRGLDALDAYFTGYLPQLVLSVTVPLAVLARVVFADWSSAVIIALTLPLIPVFGALLGWQAQAATERQWRRLALLGGHFLDMVAGLPTLRAFGRARAQTDVVRRMADGHRVATMKTLRIAFLSALVLELVATLSVALVAVPVGIRLLGGGLALQTALLVLLLTPEAYLPLRAAGSRFHASMEGLTALDEALTLSAAPTAPRAAEGAPTPDARAEIRFEGVTVAYERTTALRDVTLTIRPGERIAIIGPSGAGKSTLLGLLLGFVTPTSGRITVDGVDLATADPDAWRRQLAWVPQRAHLFAASLADNIRLGAPDTPADALTAAVHDAALDDVVAGLPDGLDTLLGERGHGLSSGQRQRVALARAFLRAAPVVLLDEPTARLDTAAETVVLDATRRLVAGRTALLVAHRPALLADADRILRIEDGRVTELTPEPTGKTTR; encoded by the coding sequence GTGAGCCGCCGTCCGTTCGACCCGCGTCTGCTGCGCCGGGTCCCCGCGGCCCGGGGCGACCTTGCCGTGCTCGCGCTCCTGGGGGTGCTCGCCGCCGGGTTGATCGTCGCGCAGGCCACCGCGCTCGCGTCGCTGCTGGCCACCGCGATCGACGGCAGACTGGACCGACCGGCGCTGGCCGGTTTCGTGGTCACGGTCGCCGCCCGCTCGGCCCTGGTCTGGGCGCAGGGCACGGTCTCCGCGCGGGTCGCCGCCACGGTCAAGGCCACGCTGCGGGCCGACCTGCTCGGCGCGGTGGGCCGGCACGGGCCCGGGTGGGTGGCCGGGCAGCGGGCCGGTGAGATCGCCACCCTGGCCGGGCGCGGGTTGGACGCGCTGGACGCGTACTTCACCGGGTACCTGCCGCAGCTGGTGCTCAGCGTGACGGTGCCGCTGGCGGTGCTGGCCCGGGTCGTCTTCGCCGACTGGAGCTCAGCGGTGATCATCGCGCTGACCCTGCCGCTGATCCCGGTCTTCGGCGCGCTGCTCGGCTGGCAGGCGCAGGCCGCCACCGAGCGGCAGTGGCGGCGGCTGGCACTGCTCGGCGGGCACTTCCTGGACATGGTGGCCGGGCTGCCCACGCTGCGCGCATTCGGGCGGGCCCGGGCACAGACCGACGTGGTACGCCGGATGGCCGACGGTCACCGGGTCGCCACCATGAAGACGCTGCGGATCGCGTTCCTCTCCGCGCTGGTGTTGGAGCTGGTCGCCACCCTCTCGGTGGCGCTGGTCGCGGTGCCGGTCGGCATCCGGCTGCTCGGCGGTGGGCTGGCCCTGCAGACCGCGCTGCTGGTGCTGCTGCTGACCCCGGAGGCGTACCTGCCGCTGCGGGCCGCCGGTAGCCGCTTCCACGCCAGCATGGAAGGGCTGACGGCGCTGGACGAGGCGTTGACCCTCTCCGCCGCGCCCACCGCGCCCCGGGCCGCCGAGGGCGCCCCCACCCCCGACGCGCGAGCCGAGATCCGGTTCGAGGGGGTGACCGTGGCGTACGAGCGGACCACCGCGCTGCGCGACGTGACACTGACCATCCGGCCCGGCGAGCGGATCGCCATCATCGGGCCCAGCGGCGCCGGCAAGAGCACCCTGCTCGGCCTGCTGCTCGGCTTCGTGACGCCGACCAGCGGCCGGATCACCGTGGACGGGGTCGACCTCGCCACCGCCGACCCGGACGCCTGGCGTCGGCAGCTCGCCTGGGTGCCGCAGCGGGCGCACCTCTTCGCCGCCTCGCTGGCCGACAACATCCGCCTCGGCGCACCGGACACCCCGGCCGACGCACTCACCGCCGCGGTGCACGACGCCGCCCTGGATGACGTGGTGGCCGGCCTGCCCGACGGCCTGGACACCCTGCTCGGCGAGCGCGGCCACGGGCTGTCCAGCGGGCAGCGGCAGCGGGTGGCCCTGGCCCGGGCGTTCCTGCGGGCCGCCCCGGTGGTGCTGCTCGACGAGCCCACCGCCCGACTCGACACCGCGGCCGAGACGGTGGTGCTCGACGCCACCCGTCGCCTGGTCGCCGGGCGGACCGCGCTGCTGGTCGCGCACCGACCGGCGCTGCTCGCCGACGCCGACCGGATCCTGCGCATCGAGGACGGCCGGGTCACCGAGTTGACGCCCGAACCGACCGGAAAGACCACCCGATGA
- a CDS encoding cytochrome ubiquinol oxidase subunit I has protein sequence MDTLLLARLQFATTTSIHFLFVVVTLGLVTLLVGMQTAWVLTGNPKWERQTRYWGQLYVINYVLGIATGIVMEFQFGLNWSGLSRYVGNVFGAPLAIETMVAFFLESTFLGMWIFGWHRLRKGVHLALLWGVAITAYASAFWIMVANSWLQNPVGYEVRDGVAHLTDFGALLTNPSLSMALGHVVSAALLVGGMLMAAVSAGHLIRRTPDFAFFRTSLRIGLVTAALAISMVQSFGFAQFDPVGSVQPTKFGGDGPESQALIAEWTTQFGPGDYTPPVLASVGLGFMILIGFTLGCIWLLLPLLFRDWIIRLRFPLWLILLALPLPFIAVILGWIAREVGRQPWVAYGLLPTEQAVSPVSAPLMLASLIGFSLLLGTLAVTNWMLLARHAMRGATDPALGRPPAAPSEPAHPEPAPI, from the coding sequence ATGGACACCCTGCTCCTCGCCCGCCTGCAGTTCGCCACCACCACCTCGATCCACTTCCTGTTCGTGGTCGTCACGCTCGGGCTGGTCACCCTGCTGGTCGGCATGCAGACCGCCTGGGTGCTCACCGGCAACCCGAAATGGGAGCGACAGACCCGCTACTGGGGTCAGCTCTACGTGATCAACTACGTGCTCGGCATCGCCACCGGCATCGTGATGGAGTTCCAGTTCGGGCTGAACTGGAGCGGCCTGTCCCGCTACGTCGGCAACGTGTTCGGGGCGCCGCTGGCCATCGAGACAATGGTGGCGTTCTTCCTGGAATCCACCTTCCTCGGGATGTGGATCTTCGGTTGGCACCGGCTCCGCAAGGGCGTCCACCTCGCGCTGCTCTGGGGCGTGGCGATCACCGCGTACGCCTCGGCGTTCTGGATCATGGTGGCCAACTCCTGGCTACAGAACCCGGTCGGGTACGAGGTCCGCGACGGAGTCGCCCACCTCACCGACTTCGGCGCGCTGCTCACCAACCCCAGCCTCAGCATGGCCCTCGGGCACGTGGTCTCGGCGGCGCTGCTGGTCGGCGGAATGCTGATGGCGGCGGTCAGCGCCGGGCACCTGATTCGGCGTACCCCCGACTTCGCCTTCTTCCGCACCTCGCTCCGGATCGGCCTGGTCACCGCGGCGCTGGCCATCTCGATGGTGCAGAGCTTCGGTTTCGCCCAGTTCGATCCGGTCGGCTCGGTGCAGCCGACCAAGTTCGGCGGCGACGGGCCGGAGAGTCAGGCGCTGATCGCCGAGTGGACCACGCAGTTCGGCCCGGGCGACTACACCCCGCCGGTGCTGGCCAGCGTCGGGCTGGGCTTCATGATCCTGATCGGCTTCACCCTCGGCTGCATCTGGCTGCTGCTGCCCCTGCTCTTCCGGGACTGGATCATCCGACTGCGCTTCCCGCTCTGGCTGATCCTGCTCGCCCTGCCGCTGCCGTTCATCGCGGTGATCCTCGGCTGGATCGCCCGGGAGGTCGGCCGTCAACCCTGGGTGGCGTACGGACTGCTCCCCACCGAACAGGCCGTCTCCCCGGTCAGCGCACCGCTGATGCTCGCCTCGCTGATCGGGTTCAGCCTGCTGCTGGGCACCCTCGCCGTCACCAACTGGATGCTGCTCGCCCGGCACGCCATGCGCGGTGCGACCGACCCGGCGCTCGGGCGTCCACCGGCGGCGCCCAGCGAGCCGGCCCACCCCGAACCCGCCCCCATCTGA
- a CDS encoding cytochrome d ubiquinol oxidase subunit II: MDLAWYAQLGLFFTGYLVLAGYDYGVGLLLARGVGPAGRRAALTALGPFFLGNEVWLVAALGILFGAFPLLEGELLAGCYPAVVGALVGVILVTVGVQLRSRPTDERIRARWDRVVLIGSALAALGWGVVLAALWQGVPLGADGHVAGVTHLATPFAAAAGLAMVALVAVHGATFLTLRLPAEAAAVVGGTARRLVPVALTAVALATVAGLLSSRVRDAVQRPAVAVLLPVLLAAALLAARAALARRRPGWALLATGAALALPVVLVGAALWPYVLVSTTDPDASLRVADAAASAPTLRLLGWVALPLLPALLGFQAMCWWVFRGRTDGRAPVYW; the protein is encoded by the coding sequence GTGGACCTCGCCTGGTATGCCCAGCTCGGGCTCTTCTTCACCGGCTACCTGGTGCTCGCCGGCTACGACTACGGTGTCGGGCTGCTGCTCGCCCGCGGCGTCGGCCCGGCCGGGCGACGGGCGGCGCTCACCGCGCTCGGCCCGTTCTTCCTCGGCAACGAGGTCTGGCTGGTGGCCGCCCTGGGCATCCTCTTCGGCGCGTTCCCCCTCCTGGAGGGCGAACTGCTCGCCGGCTGCTATCCGGCCGTCGTCGGGGCCCTGGTCGGCGTCATCCTGGTCACCGTCGGGGTGCAGCTGCGCAGTCGGCCCACTGACGAACGGATCCGCGCCCGATGGGACCGGGTCGTGCTCATCGGCAGCGCCCTCGCCGCGCTGGGCTGGGGTGTGGTGCTCGCCGCGCTGTGGCAGGGCGTACCCCTGGGGGCCGACGGGCACGTCGCCGGAGTGACCCACCTGGCCACCCCGTTCGCGGCCGCCGCCGGGCTGGCGATGGTCGCCCTGGTCGCGGTGCACGGGGCGACCTTCCTCACCCTGCGCCTCCCCGCCGAGGCCGCCGCCGTGGTCGGCGGTACGGCCCGCCGGCTGGTGCCGGTGGCGCTCACCGCGGTCGCGCTGGCCACCGTCGCGGGCCTGCTCTCCTCCCGGGTACGCGACGCCGTGCAACGGCCGGCGGTGGCCGTACTCCTGCCCGTGCTGCTGGCGGCGGCGCTGCTGGCGGCCCGCGCGGCGCTGGCACGGCGGCGGCCGGGGTGGGCTCTGCTCGCCACCGGCGCGGCCCTGGCGCTGCCGGTGGTGCTGGTCGGGGCCGCTCTCTGGCCCTACGTGCTGGTGTCCACCACCGACCCGGATGCCTCGCTGAGGGTGGCCGACGCCGCCGCCAGCGCGCCTACCCTGCGGCTGCTGGGCTGGGTGGCGCTGCCGCTGCTTCCGGCCCTACTAGGCTTCCAGGCGATGTGCTGGTGGGTTTTCCGAGGACGGACCGACGGTAGGGCACCGGTGTACTGGTGA
- a CDS encoding permease prefix domain 1-containing protein: MARGEDVMVDEHLRELAARLQGPARLKSDLLTEARHGLLDAVEAYRERGVPPTEAQRRAVVEFGSPAQVLPSWQAELAVGALRGLSLRMLAIAGVGVVAGDLTWRGSSWSGGPRPPAGYLLLSSSVDWIWMGALLLSVAGLLVVWASARAPRPGLAVAQRAVGVGLTGVLVLGMMAGCALFAWSLNLWDAALHWPPMIIGAVLVGGGYFSLTRAARGWLLATAR, encoded by the coding sequence ATGGCGCGCGGTGAGGACGTGATGGTCGACGAGCACCTGCGGGAGCTGGCCGCTCGGTTGCAGGGGCCGGCCCGACTCAAGTCCGACCTGCTGACCGAGGCTCGGCACGGGTTGCTGGACGCCGTCGAGGCGTACCGCGAGCGCGGGGTGCCACCCACCGAGGCGCAGCGCCGGGCGGTTGTCGAGTTCGGCTCACCGGCGCAGGTGCTGCCGTCCTGGCAGGCCGAGTTGGCGGTGGGCGCGCTGCGCGGGCTGTCCCTACGGATGTTGGCGATCGCCGGGGTGGGGGTGGTCGCCGGCGACCTGACCTGGCGAGGGTCGAGCTGGAGTGGCGGCCCGCGCCCCCCGGCCGGCTACCTGCTGCTCTCCAGCTCGGTCGACTGGATCTGGATGGGTGCGCTGCTGCTCTCGGTGGCCGGTCTGCTGGTGGTCTGGGCGAGCGCGCGGGCACCCCGACCGGGCCTGGCCGTGGCCCAGCGTGCGGTGGGCGTCGGCCTGACCGGTGTCCTCGTTCTCGGCATGATGGCCGGCTGCGCCCTCTTCGCCTGGTCGCTCAACCTCTGGGACGCGGCGCTGCACTGGCCCCCGATGATCATTGGGGCGGTGTTGGTGGGCGGCGGATACTTCTCACTGACCCGGGCGGCGCGCGGTTGGCTGTTGGCCACCGCCCGCTGA
- a CDS encoding PadR family transcriptional regulator gives MKAQALHGHLDALLLAVLEQGALHGYAIIEALRARSDGSLDLPTGTIYPALRRLERAGHVASTWSTVGGRERRTYQLTDSGRRALAGERAGWREFQLTVGRFLDPGSPPTPA, from the coding sequence ATGAAGGCCCAGGCGCTGCACGGCCACCTCGACGCTCTGCTGCTCGCCGTGCTCGAACAGGGTGCGCTGCACGGTTACGCGATCATCGAGGCGCTGCGTGCCCGCAGCGACGGCAGTCTGGACCTACCCACCGGCACCATCTATCCGGCGCTGCGTCGCCTGGAACGCGCCGGCCACGTGGCGAGCACCTGGAGCACCGTCGGCGGCCGGGAACGGCGGACGTACCAGCTCACCGACTCCGGCCGGCGGGCGCTGGCCGGGGAGCGCGCCGGTTGGCGCGAGTTCCAACTGACCGTCGGCCGGTTCCTCGACCCCGGCAGCCCGCCCACCCCGGCCTGA
- a CDS encoding DNA primase, with product MGNPKHTEVSVARQSPQRPDADEPELDDTTGAAEPDETEGTDRPSASIDRSLWDELRIDPVEIALPAGTGFTLRAYRPASSLTPTDVTERDQDDPFLARRQAIEEEEDDETVVILDEELAEEFAAEDEDDESTRRRRDAADTDDESDEAVADEADEADDEEVPVFLSNRGKLLLFKTPESLVSFIRSGAPNDLSQLDSWNELSERVEPADIAPLDEDTYELDLVVENLRGGHDTWDSTLLIEAGEVARDLSYALRLPAVLDMLSAGSSLDDLDEALRATANGGIGAFMGRRRLKKIGAQTASLGWRTIVGKISAVVDWRD from the coding sequence GTGGGCAACCCGAAGCACACGGAGGTCAGCGTGGCCCGCCAGTCGCCCCAACGGCCCGACGCCGACGAGCCCGAGCTCGACGACACCACCGGCGCCGCCGAGCCAGATGAGACCGAGGGGACCGACCGCCCGTCGGCGTCGATCGACCGCTCCCTCTGGGACGAGCTGCGCATCGACCCGGTGGAGATCGCCCTGCCCGCCGGCACCGGCTTCACGCTCCGGGCGTACCGGCCGGCCAGCTCGCTGACCCCGACCGACGTGACCGAGCGCGACCAGGACGACCCGTTCCTCGCCCGCCGCCAGGCGATCGAGGAGGAAGAGGACGACGAGACCGTCGTCATCCTCGACGAGGAGTTGGCCGAGGAGTTCGCCGCCGAGGACGAGGACGACGAGTCGACCCGCCGCCGCCGTGACGCCGCCGACACCGACGACGAGTCGGACGAGGCCGTCGCGGACGAGGCGGACGAGGCGGACGACGAGGAGGTGCCGGTCTTCCTCAGCAACCGGGGCAAGCTGCTGCTGTTCAAGACCCCCGAATCGCTTGTCAGTTTCATCCGATCCGGTGCGCCCAACGATCTGTCCCAACTGGACAGCTGGAATGAATTGTCCGAACGGGTGGAGCCGGCGGATATCGCTCCGCTCGACGAGGACACCTACGAGCTCGACCTGGTCGTGGAGAACCTGCGCGGCGGGCACGACACGTGGGATTCGACCCTGCTGATCGAGGCGGGCGAGGTCGCGCGCGACCTCTCGTACGCATTGCGGCTGCCTGCGGTACTCGACATGCTCTCCGCCGGCTCCAGCCTCGACGACCTGGACGAGGCGCTGCGGGCCACCGCCAACGGTGGGATCGGCGCGTTCATGGGTCGGCGGCGGCTCAAGAAGATCGGGGCACAGACCGCGAGTTTGGGTTGGCGCACCATTGTCGGCAAGATCTCTGCGGTCGTGGACTGGCGCGACTGA
- a CDS encoding M56 family metallopeptidase has product MAYAVHFAATMLACYLTAQVLARSTWTWRSPRVAIVCWQAVGLALGLSAMGLPMALGLSAYDRPTGGALLALANDLVHGALPIGVGTFHLAGVGVGFGIGAVLVTTTVRSIHGTVRAQRRHRDLLSLVARNDPAAPGALVLDHPSAAAYCLPGVKPQVVVSAGTLSLLDRAELAAVLSHERAHANERHDLVLLPFTALCRALPWFGWVRDAHERVALLVEMRADDKARELHADAPLAGALRRFAAAGHRVTPAGALGMGDRDLDVRVQRLLVSDRPPRVLGATALAVATMLVALPVTLFLS; this is encoded by the coding sequence ATGGCCTACGCCGTGCACTTCGCCGCCACGATGCTGGCCTGCTATCTGACCGCGCAGGTGTTGGCCCGTTCCACCTGGACGTGGCGCAGCCCGCGGGTGGCGATCGTCTGCTGGCAGGCCGTCGGGCTGGCGTTGGGCCTCTCGGCGATGGGCCTGCCGATGGCGCTCGGGTTGAGTGCGTACGACCGGCCGACCGGTGGCGCGCTGCTCGCCCTGGCCAACGACCTGGTCCATGGTGCCCTGCCGATCGGGGTGGGCACGTTCCACCTGGCCGGGGTCGGCGTGGGCTTCGGCATCGGCGCGGTGCTGGTCACCACGACCGTGCGCAGCATCCACGGCACCGTACGCGCCCAGCGTCGCCACCGGGACCTGCTCTCCCTGGTCGCCCGGAACGATCCGGCCGCGCCGGGCGCGCTGGTGCTGGATCATCCGAGCGCCGCCGCGTACTGCCTGCCGGGCGTGAAGCCGCAGGTGGTGGTCAGCGCGGGCACCCTGAGCCTGTTGGACCGCGCCGAGTTGGCCGCGGTGCTCAGCCACGAGCGTGCGCACGCCAACGAGCGGCACGACCTGGTGCTGCTGCCGTTCACCGCGCTGTGCCGGGCGCTGCCGTGGTTCGGCTGGGTGCGCGACGCGCACGAGCGGGTCGCTCTGCTGGTTGAGATGCGCGCCGACGACAAGGCCCGCGAGCTGCACGCCGACGCCCCGCTGGCGGGGGCGCTGCGCCGGTTCGCCGCTGCCGGGCACCGGGTCACCCCGGCCGGCGCGTTGGGCATGGGCGACCGGGATCTCGACGTACGGGTGCAGCGCCTGCTGGTCAGTGACCGGCCGCCCCGGGTGCTCGGGGCCACCGCCCTCGCGGTCGCCACCATGCTGGTCGCCCTCCCGGTCACCCTTTTCCTGAGCTGA